Within the Rosa rugosa chromosome 2, drRosRugo1.1, whole genome shotgun sequence genome, the region ATTCGAACAAGATCCATTAACAGCATTTAATTTTCCAAATGTATCAGTCATGGCTTGCAGTATCATGATTGACTGGAATTATAGCTAGGGGGAAATTGTTTCTAGCGaatgtattttgtatttttaCTTCCATGCTACTAATTGGTTTTCCAGATGTAATAGTGTGCAATAGTAATATTTGTGTGATTTTGGCTTCAGGGATGTCATCTtagaagagaaagaaacaaagCTTTTGGGCTGGACATGTGGTGTTTGCTCTTTATCAGTGCCTCACATGCATGTTCACAAGGTTGTATTGTCAGCAAGTTGTGATTATCTGAGGGCCTTATTTGAGTCAGGAATGCAGGAGAGGTACTTGCAATTTTTTGTTTCATATATAAACATACACCCACATAATTTCACAAATCTATTAAAAATTGTAAAAGTGTATACTAAAGATATTGGTTTCCAGTAGGTGTTCGTAACATTGGGACAATTCAATTATAAATGCTTTGCAAAAGTAACTAGCATCTTAGTTAGCATATGTCAATCATGTAGAGATAATGTTAGTCTTATAAATGCTGTCATATACGTGCACATTTTTTTATATGAAGAAAAGTTACTATTGTGTACATTCATTAAATGTGCCATAGGCATATGATTAATGTCTAGCATCCTGTTGGTTGTTTGAGATTTTCAAATGCATCTTGTATGAAAGCTTGTCAGCAGGAAATGGTAAATTTTATTGATCTATTACTTTTCTTGAAATAATCAGTTGGAAGATGAGAGATGTGATTATACCAGATTCTATGGGTAGCATTTACTCTTTTTATGGGGAACATTTGCCCTTTGGTTGCAACTGCATATTTGTGATTTAAATCATTTAACTATGTGAACGTGTTGTGCCGATGCTTGTATGTTGCCTTTGTAGTTTGTACTTCCTTCCAAGGTGGGTAGGTTGGTGGAGAGGTTGTAGCTTTGCATATTAGCTTCACAACTGAAGTGCAATTTATCATCAACTTAAATTGAAGTTGTATTAGTTTGTGCTAGTTTCTTAGCACTTGAATAAGAACATTGGTATataatttctttccattttaaCTGTTCTGTAGCTCACctttttttacctttttttttttttttttgggtttggtAATACTTGCAGCAACTCACAAGCCATAAAGGTCTCAATCAGTTGGAAAGCAATGGTTAAACTAGTCAACTACTTCTATTCTGGTAACCTGCCAAAGCCTCCTTCCGGATGTATATGGAATAACATGGACACTGAAGAAAAGTTAGATGAGGTACAGTCATATGTAGAGCTTTTTTGGCTCTCTGAGTTCTGGATCATGGAAGATGTCCAGGAAGCATGCTCGGATGCCATCATATCATGTCTTGGTTCTGCAAGAGAGTTGGCTATTAAAATACTACAAATTGCTGCGAATTTATCTCTCTGGAACTTGGCCGAGGTTGCAGCGACTTATATGGCCCCTTTATATCGCCAGTTATGCGATTCTGGTGAACTTGAAACACTTGATGAAATGCTGGCTGATATGGTTCGGGTAGCGTCTGTTCGATTCTCCCAACAGGGTGGTGATCAGTTTCAGTGATTTGATTCTCATACTGGTTTGGAACTGTGAAATTGACACTTTCTCCAATGTAGTGTGATGGAGGAGTGTCGGTTACATCAATTTTGTTAAGTTCTTTTCTCAGAAACTTCTTGTAGAGCTAGAGTACGGCCTCATCATATGTTGACCTGACCCCTATAAGGAATTGCCTGCTTGAGATGTACAATCTTTTACTTGAGGGTAAGTTTGTTCCATGCTTATTTAATACATGATGCTCCATCTGTAAGACTCTCCCTCTTTAATGCCAAAGTCCAGTATCCAATCCTTACCCCTTTCTGGCCCCCTCCCTCTTAGCTACTTTGGCTCGCTAAATAACAGTCATGCCCTCCTTTCCTAACTTTTTTGGAAATAAAGTAGAATTCAAATTGCCTGCCAATTTATGGTCTCCTCTCTTCAATCTATTCCAAGAAACACCTTAAGATTGCAGAGGATTGCATTTATTTTTGTTCTGAAATGCTGGTGAAACTTGCTGTGAGCTTTCCTCTTGGCTATAAATTTAACAAGCTTTATGGTTAATTGTAAGAGTAAGACACTATTTAGGTGCTGGTCTCCATGTGTCCAGTTTTGCATGCCTAAAGgtagaaaaatgaagaaatggctTACTAGGTTGTGAAGTAGAAAGAGGACTTCATTTTTGTATTTTGAGAGTGGGTGGGATGGTCAGAGAGGTTGTAAATAAGGCATCTTTTTGAAGAGATGTTTATTTATTCCTTTCATCTCAGCCAGAATGGGGTGAAATTAAAACTATGTTGCTTTGGTTCGTAGTGTTTCATTTTGTTCTTGGGGTTGCAACAGAGCAAATCTTGTCTGAGCATTTGTACTTCTATAATTTCTGTGTTACTAATGCGTGTCTCTAACAGGTGAGCAGAGAGGACACCAATCCCTTAACTTACACTCCTCCATCTAGATACTAATGCGAGGAGAATGGATAGTTGGGCTGAAACTTCATCTGTGTTGAGGCTTGACTCTTTGGGCTTATGATTTTCTAAGTTTagtactttttctttttgtcctgCAATAGATATTCCAGAGAACAGTTATTGAATAATTTTTCTAATCTTTGACCATCCTTTCCTGCAGGTATTACAGATGTTCTGGTAGTCAAATTAGCATCAATAATTTTGAGCAGATTACTGCTCTCAACAATCAGACGTGTGCATCATTTCTTGGCAGGTTGAAGCTTATACTCCCAGTAACATATACttttcaaaatgaaaaattttagATAACATGCAAATTGTTCAGAAAATGCAAATTACTGGCATCATGATATTTCGATAATATAGAATCAAATACAGACTCAATTAGTTCACTTAAATTGGTAAGCTTCCCGCTTGTTCCATCTCCTCAGTATCCGGCATAATAACTCTGATATCTAATTCCAAGTACACTGTGTTCCTGATCAGcaactgcaaaaaaaaaaaatggaggttGTTAATTAATTCTCAGCTAAGTTTCTTCAATGTTGATGGTAATCCTCACATTATGCTTGGGAAAAGGGATGGTGCTTGGTCTAGAATGTGAATTGATTGAATAAATAGTTAACATTTCCATAATCCCTCACCTGTTACCATCTACAGAATCACCTTATATGGATCACAAACTCTGATTTTGTATGTGAGCAAATGGATAGATTGATGCACTTAGCTTTTCATTACTTGAAGATATTGATGGAGGAGCATTAATAATTCTTGTATAATATTGCCTTTACTTCTTGACTTTTAAATCTCTAGGTTTTCCATTCTTTAATTCTTGGTAAACTTCCCTAATTTTTCGTTGAAAGTTTTAAATCCAGTTTCATATCTTTCCAAGAGCTGTAACATCATTAGATACTTGGTATGCATGTCTGTGTTTGTGGGAGTAGGTTATATTGAAATTATTTCAGTTTATAGTGAGATTTAGGTTTATCTTTACTTGTAACTAGTAACACAAAATCAACATGGGATCCTTTAAAGTCATTTGAGATATTAGGCTCTATACAGtatgtgatctatatatttaGGCCTCAGAAGATGGTCCGACACTTTTAGAATTATTTTCGTCATTAGGTTGTTTCTTCAATTCCTACAGAATTTTTATGTCCTCAGCTTCATGCCTTTTCTCCCTTGCAGTACTATCGTTGGTGATGCTTGAACATGAGTTCGGGTGGATTTAGTGGAACAACCATGAAGAAAGAAGATCGTTGCAGCAATTCTATTCTGAAATGGGATTATAGAATAAGGAGAAGGTATGTACCAATAGCTAATCTCCGTTTTATCTTGGGTGAAAGAACTATACACATAGCATGAACACAAGTAACCATACAAATGTCAGGGTTTGATAGaggaaaaacaagaaaagattTGGAATTAACCAGGTGGCAAAGAAGAACTGATACTGTCTGAAAATATGGGAAAGCACAGCAGAGGAGTAATCACTCAAGCAGGGAAATCAAATGGCAGGGGAGACACCTTTGAGGGGTTGAGTACGTCTGGATGTACAAAGCCAAATCTGCTCAGTACTTGATTATCTGCTAAAGTAAACGCCTTCTGCATCCCAGCCCAAATAGCTTCCCAATTGTAATTGTAGAGTTGTACTCCCCACTGCATGGCTCACACCTGGTGAAGTGTGCGACAAAAGACCCTCCGAAACTATCTCTCCATTAACCCCTTCAGATAGTGTTCCCTCTTTGCACCATAGAAATGGCTGAACTACTCTGCATGTCTCCTCCTAAACATCTCCACCTATGCAGCAATCTCTGTGTACCCTTTGGAAAAATGTTTTCAAACTTTGTCCACTTATGTCAGCCAGTACTGTTCAGGCTGTACTTCTCTGTCTTGTCCGCCTATTTCCTTTCTGTTCTATAAGAAGATATATCAGAGCTGATTGATCTTCTGCTGCTGGAAATAACTTATCTATGAAGATTGACTTTTGAACTCAAATGGGATCTTGAACTCCATGTCCGTGAAGATTGCATCCGAGTCAATCCACCAGATCCACTGGGCCTCAGGATAAGCCGACAAAGCAGCACGGAGATTCGGGTTTTTGGCCCAGCCACCATGGATTCTGCAACTCtccatcgaaaaaaaaaaaccccataGATTCTGCAATAGTCGAATTTGTTCTTGAACATCCTTAGCATCAAGTGATCTCCAACATGCTTTTTACATACTTTGGGCTAAGACCCTGTTACCATAAGAATCCTACCATCAGCTGGAGTATCAGCAACCACTCTCTGCGCTTCTCCTCCCAGTCCTTCATTAGTTTCCCAATTGAGTAGCTCAGattttggtttagggtttagatatTGAGCTTGATGTAACCTTCATTCATTTGGctcattttaaaaaattgatGGAACACTTTGCTTAACATTCGTttgacaattaaaaaaattgatGGAACAGTTTTGCTGTCGACATTTTCATCGCTAAGTAATTCATCATTTTATGATTTGTTCATTTAATCAATATTTCCTCTTATGGGACGGTCAAAGGAATTGAGGCGAAATGTTTTCCCTGATTATTGATCCACCACCAGTCTCTCTCTTTCACCATTTTCAAATCACTCCCCTTTGGACTCCTTTGTGACATAAAAGAAGGCAATAATGGTTTGCTTTGTGACTTGCCACTGTGCAGTAGAATGCAGTAGGACCTTGCTGATGGCTAATGGAGTGTGACGAGTTTGACTGAGGTTGGAGACTTAGCAGCGTCAGTTGTCACTAAATCAAGGCGCTTTTCACGACGGAATTCCTGTTTAAAGGGTGTGGAAATTCTTGGCTGCAATTTTGGAGACCTAGCCTGAGTCGTTGATTAAACACAGTGAAAGTAATCGTGGGTATTGGGGGTCAATTTACTTTAACTCTTAGCATGAGTAATGCCGACGCTCAAGCCCCACTGATTAAGGCGATTGATCGGAAAATCATGTCTCACGGGTAAATGATCAAAAGCAACCAAAATTATTTGTCACCAAAAGCCAAAAAGTAACGATCAAAGTGTTCATTTTCAACTCTCATGTATTGCATGAGATTGCTCAAGACTACTGGGTTTTCCAACatttattttttagaaaaaTCTGTTCTTTAAGCATTGTGGTCCAAATTGGATTGTTGTGGTTAGGGTCCAACCAACCAATCATGATGGTTTAAACATTAATTAGAATTTTACTGACAAATTTATagtttgagagagaataagAAGAGGAACAATTAGGTTACTACAAAGAGCATCAAATTGAACTTCTCTGTTTCTTTAACATGTAGATACTGTGTTTTGTGAAATAAAGACACCAATAAAGAGACAAGGATGTGTATCTACCAAGAATGAGACAAGCATATAGCTTTTCAATTctttgatgatgatgacgatCAAGCATAGTCAAATTCACAACCGTACAAATTTGTTTAGACCCCAAATTCTCAGCATAATCCAGTTAGATTCCAAATTAAACACAGTCTTCTTACATTTTTACTCCTTGTTTTTTCTTCAAAGGGAAAGGTAGAAAGCACAAATAATGACTCAAGCAGAGTTAATAAGGAGAATGAAAGATATTTTCAAGTTGTAGATACCTGTAATGAAGACAATGACATGCTTTTCAGAAACGTGATTTCTGATCTGTTTGCTACCTACACATATGACATATATCGGTACAGGGTTGCTTTCTGACCTTCAGAATTTGTCACGCTTGCAAATCGTATTCTTGACTAGCTTTATCATACAACCAACTAATTTAGTGCTCTCATGTCCGTTTGTTTAGAAGCCCACGCTACAAGGCTCGGTGAAGTGTAAGTTTTTTGTTATTGATCAAAGATGAGGTGGCATGAAATTGAAGGGAACTCTGGTAACTTGATGTTGTCACTTCTACTGTCTACTAGTCTActgatatttaattatttatctcGAAAATAGTagacaaaatcacaaaataaaaaagatatgATGCATAAACATTCTGTATAGAAATTTGTTTCAACACAGTCCGGGAAATCTAAACTGCAACAAAACTCAGAAATTAGCATTCTTCTTGCATATCTACACTATTTTGTCtctaaaaacaaaatttaaatgaaCAGAAATCAAGCAGGGAAATCAAATGGCAAAGGAGTAACCAATGATGAGTTGAGTAGGTCTGGATGCACAAACCCATATCTCCTAAGCACTTGATTATCTGCAAAGTTCAAAGCCTTCTGCATCCCATTCCAACAATCCTCCCAAGTATAAGTGGGATTATAATCCCCACTACAAGGCTCACACCCAGTAAAGTGTGTCACAAAAGGCCTCCTCACATTCTCTCTCCACATCCCCTTATCCTTCATATACTGCTCTCTCATTTCCCCATATAACTCACTCACCTTCTCAGCATGCCTCCTCCTCAGTTTCCCCATTTCTCTATCAACCTCCATGTACCCTTTGGTGATGTTATCAAGGCCATCCACCACCCCAAGCCAGTAGCTTTGGAAATTGTACTCACTCTCCAAGTAAACCTTGTTCCCCCATTTCTGCCTCTGCTTCAGCAGAAGGTAGATAAGAGCAGACTGGTCATCTGACCCTGGATACAGCTTGTCCTTGAGCAATGATTTCTGGGTCTCCCCCCACTTCTCTTTGGCCGGGCCTTGTGGGCCCATGCTGGCCCATTCGTCTATGAAGTCCAAGGACCACTGGCAGttcctaatcaagaacacaCCAGCATTGACGCTAGTCCAGCTCTGCTGCTTCACCATGTGCCACCACCCATGAACAACCAAGTTATGGTCCTTGTACTTCTCCAATGGCACCTTGAACTCCATGTCGGTGAAAATGGCGTCCGAGTCGACCCAGTAGATCCACTCTGCCTCTGGATGGGCCACCATGGCGGCTCTGAGAATCGGGTACTTGGCCCAGAAACCGGTTCCTTTAGGGTCCAGAAGAACATTGTTGTAGAACACTTCACAGCCATGAAACCTGCAATAGTCTACTTTGTTCTTGAACAGTCTCAACTGTAAATGATCCCCAACCGGGTTTTTACACACCGAAGGCTGAGACCCGGTAACAAGAACAATCctatcaccaacaccaaaagagGGGTGAACCCTCAGCCACTCTCTACGCTTCTCATCCCAGTTTTCTATGGCATCTCCAACTGAGTAGCTGAGATTCGGGTCGTCGTAGAACGTCGGCTCTGGCGGGTCGTAGCCCAAGTCAGGGCCTTGAGGGGTGTTGTCGTAGGTGATGATGGTGTCGAAGGTTGAGCTGGGGTTTATGAAGGAGATTAGTGCCCAAACCAGAGATAAAGCCATGGCTGCTCCACCAACGAAGAGGAAGCCATCTGCGATTAGAGAAGGGGCTCTGTGGAGAAGTGAGCGTTTGTGTGGGGATgtttggaagagagagaactcTTGGGAACCCATTTGAGAAGGTGGTAGAAGTGAAGTGATTGATAGCTATGGGTTTTCTCTGTGTGAGGTTGAACTTTTAAGtactggaagaagaagaagaagaagaagataactGACAGGTGCATTAATGCCAAAACCTCGTTTGTTGGTTATTAAAGTACATGGTTCTAATCTTGCCAGAAAATATGCATGtactttggtttttttttttttttttttctttaactgGCTAAAGccatagaaaaataaaaatgacaaAAGTGGGTATTTTATTGATTGCAATTAATTGGAGAAGATTATACTTTGTTGGAGGTCTATAatattggaaattattctatgcaccgacggtacAAGTGACCCAActcttataaaataatctcaacccttgatatttattatcaactttatttttaataaacaaaaagtgtatttaatgcaatctaaccattcatttatgttggtgcaagtgcacggcggtgctctgaataatctctcctATAATATGGCCTACACATGTCGAAGTTTTAGTTCATTTCAATTCAAAGCGTTTAGATATGACCTTAGCTTTTCATGACCTTATACATAAATTTCTAATTCAGGACCtgggttttgaatttgattgtaaATGATAATTAGATCAAAATTAAGTCGTcaatttgtcaaattttgactctAGGTCTTGAGACATAGGGTTCTTATTGCATTGAGAGGAAATTATTGGCACTTGTTGATTAAGCTCAAACAAAATTGGCACTTCTCAATCAATTATCATTAAAAATTGGATTAAAAACTcattactcctcatacttttgcatgaaaaacagtttagtccaaaattttaaaattaaacagtttagtccttattctttctaattctcacaaaacaggtcctaaaatgactattatacccctcactttttatttttttatttttctctctttttattttttattttttctgcctctctctctctacacacacacacacacacacatatatatatatatatacgggaaggttctgaagaggacgtccgcactttttctgggttgcggacgtcctcttcagaaccttcccgtatatatatatatatatgtgtgtgtgtgtgtgtgtgtagagagagagaggcagaaaaaataaaaaataaaaagagagaaaaataaaaaaataaaaagtgaggggtataatagtcattttaggacctgttgtgtgagaattagaaagaataaggattaaactgtttaattttaaaattttggactaaactgtttttcatgcaaaagtatgaggagtaacgagtatttagtccttaaaaattcataaaatTGATACACACTCAAACATAGTACTTTACTAGCAAATTAGCCCGCGTGGTGTTGCGGGTTTGTTTTTATTCAAGTTTCATATGTAATAGATAATACTCGTAATCTAATAAACATTGGCGCTACTTAGTATATGACTTGTTTTGTTGTTAATAATAGATTAGCAATAAATGGGATAcaacacaaaataaattttttacatgatttgtagaaatttacaaatacaaaacaaattttaaaaaaaatgaaaggataTGGCAGAATTGtaatttcaataaaaaattAGGGGCAAAACCATCATCACGAGTGAATATAGTAAACTCAGCTTTAATTATATGTATAATGTGGAAGTATATAAGAGGAAGATAATTTGGAGAAGATTTGGATAAAAGTTGGAATTCAAAAACTATGAGGCCCtgtttggatggcaggaaatcatggtatggaatgagaattaattttattttccattcagatgtgCCGTTTGGCTGTAATtagagattggaaaggaaataaaaaatgagatctgactggaaattgactccttCATAAAGCCTAAATATAATTACCTAGTCAAGAGTGgaattctatttccatttcccactaTCAAAGgtaaaattacattaattaacCCTTTAAAAAATTCATATTCCCCCACTAATATTCCTTAATCCTTATAAGTTGATGTCATATATGTACTTTATTTAGTAAAATggtgttattgaaaattatagttttatatttcattcttatgacttaccaaacactacaataggaatgaaaaattaattccagaaTTTAATTTTCAGTAATGTTCTAAACACTtacatggaaataccaaaacatattccattccatatcaaTCTAGAAAGGAAGATAAATCTTTTTCCTATTTTGACATTCCTGCTAACCAAACGGGCCTGACATGTTTAGAAAATGAAAACGGGTTTATGAATTGGCGAAATCAACAGAGTTTAAAATTATTTCATGTGTATATATTGGTGGATTTTTGTTTAAATCTTAATATCTATACTAGTATGGAATGTACCAATATGAATCCATTCTTGGTAAAATGGCTCTAGTGTGAATCTATTATTGGTAAATAGGCTCCAGTATTTTGAGTCTAACATTTTCGAATAGTTTTTACATGAATTAGCTTTTGGCTAAAGTTAAAAAACATTATCAAATTCATTAACCAATACATACTTTGTTTAATCACTCTTCCTTTCTTACGCTCTAGTGTCGGTCGGTTTTATTGGACTGCTGCGACACCTTGATGGCTTGTTACGGCTTTATCCGTTTTAAAGTTGGCACATTGCTTCAAGTTAATTGCTTGCACCTTGTGATTGGTGTTTGAGGTATTAAAAATCAAAGTGAGATCCCTAATTTCTTGAACCTAGCATACTGGTTTCTTCCATttaattttcttgtttcttAGGGGCATGGGCCATTCTATATATAATTCCAAAACCACTAATGTAGCATGTATTGCGTGACTTGGCCCTTGCTTTATGCAATTTCATGTTTTTTCTTTGGCATTTCGTATGTTACTTGCACATGGATCTTATAAATGCAATGACTtgtcttttcctttttcctttttgctaTTTCATTTTCATTCTTCGTGGCAGGTTCTTGGCGACGTGTTAAGCACGCACTCTAGTTATACAATTTTGTTTAGCAAGGGAAGGGGAAGCCACAGGTAGCAAACTACAAAAAAATTATAACCATGGTTTAGATGAAAGGATCAAAATATCAAAAACATGCAAAACCTAGAAAAAGGGTATGCAAATATGTGGCAATATACTTCTAAATCTTTATCTTGTCTCACGAAATTATATTTAACATATTTTGAGTCCGCCACCATGTAAGATATGAAGCTCCTCAGTCTCCTCTCGTCCATTTTCAACATTTTACGGAAAGAAGTTACCTACGCTTACTTCCTGATTCTGCTGCTGCCCTTATTAGCAAGAAAGATCGCCGTTATGTTCTAAGCAAATTAATCTGGCCTAAGGAACGAATACAGCTCCTTCCAAATTAATAAGTCATTGCAACCGCTGATGAGATTATTAAAGGGTGCTTACTAATTCCACAAAGTAGTACTCTAATATATTAATGATGCTTCGAATAGAGAAGTGAAAGAGACAAAAACACAAAAGGGTGATTGGCAGCGTAAGTATACTTTGCATCATTTGCAAGCTTGCTAAAAGTGATCGTGAAGAATACAAGCAGTTTGAATTGTTCTGTTATTTTCATACTTGGTTGTGCTGTGCAGAATATTAACTTTTTAGTACCTTGCTAGTTGTATCCTTCTATTTCTGTGTCACATAACAAAGAAACTTTTTTTGGGTTAGTTCAGAATAGAGTTGGCGACGGGCTTAGCATCTTCCATTTTGTTGAAGGATTCACAAGATAATAACTCCAATTATTACTTTATTATTTGATCCAAAATCTTCTTGGCTGCAGCCTCTGTTGGATATATTATCAATAGGTATCCAAGATTCCCCTTGTTTCCATTTGGTGGATTGCTTCTGCAGATTGCTTTGCTCTTGGGCGGCTGGTTTGTCTCATTGGTTTGATCACTTAATGGTCCTATATGGGCTTTACCCTTTCTAAATACACCAAAAAACgctaaaaaactaaaaatgcaaGTCTTACAGAAAGCAAAGATTAATTACATTTTCTAAAATGTAAAAATGTCAATTACCTCCTAAAATTAagattttgttttagggaaactgaaattgagaggaaatcgctgtgtattctcattgataataggggtctctttatatagaggtttacaatgcatagaatctcaatcatacaaggaaagtaagatccttctaatttaaccatattaccactaggtcaagtaacctagagtttgggccaaacacagaaaagagatttccttaaacactcccccttgtgttgcccaaacgcggtgcttctctcgttgcctcgttaaaaaccttgccgagtaacaaaaacccagtgggacaaaaataaccttggtcgaaggggaaaaagagcacaacacaccattcacgtttcgagaccatacatgtcgacatctccccttgatgtctgcatctccccctgatgactacggtcatgggagttcggataacttccgcaaacgatgctaccaacatgtttctcgaaagtggaatttaggcaaggacttagtgagcaagtctgtcgcactgtcctcaaattgaacctagttcactttaatcttgaggagagtctgttgttgctgattatgcttggtgttgtcgcttttgatgtagccttgcttcatttgttcaaaacaagcaacattatcctaaatgcttgtaggctcatctgtggtagacttcaaaccacaattgttcgaacatgtgtaactatggatccaatccatatacattcatgaaccacttcgtgaagagtaaTAATCTTTGCATTGTTCGAatatatagcgactagggtctattctgaagacctccaagatatcacggtctttacccatggtgaacacttaaccagtttgggaatgacctttgtgtgggtcagagagatacccaatatcagcaaaaccttccaaaacacatgttgttttgggatggggatagaggacgcaggccagtgttggcggcgttcctggtgtgtgatgggtctaaatccatcatctctctctagggatagaacaagcccatatcaatcgtacatctcaagtactgaaagatatcttttacaccaatcctaatggcgtcgcgttggccaGAGCTATCTCTTAGctaacaagcttactgcaaatgagatgtccgatcttgtgcatttagctaagtacaataatgcgcctattgtactaagtaagacacttctgcctctagcacatcttcgtcatcatcctttcgacgaagaggatcattttcaggatcaagactacggacgatcatgggggtgcttgaaggcttgaccttgtcaaaatgcctaagcatctatcgacacgatgctcaagttccaaaccgagacataatcgtgttctcccaaaatccttcatctcaaactcggatttcaaatgttcagcggtttcccttaactctttaagggcttctaatgaagatcatgtccaacatgaaccgagatagaatccgaaacttgttatggaaacgcgtgggcatatcccttcccaatcaagtagtcactttagtgagcgtttcaacctctttgtaaacgcgctccgtggtctagagctacttgacttgggtaaatgaagttcatcatgaaccttcatgtatattccgtatctagatccctatagagatacgtagtgaccacatttgtaagctgcatgttcagttattcggaaactccaaactgacagggtagtggagtgcaatgacatccattacgagagaatatgtctcatcgtagtcgatttcagggcgttttatgagaagtattgcgccataaggcgagattaccatctctttttctcactacgctttctaacgaagacccattagtcaataggttttatgtcaggaggtgttggcatcactggctcaaaaaccttcctcttcgttagagaatccaacttaacctggat harbors:
- the LOC133732335 gene encoding glycosyltransferase 6-like, whose translation is MGSQEFSLFQTSPHKRSLLHRAPSLIADGFLFVGGAAMALSLVWALISFINPSSTFDTIITYDNTPQGPDLGYDPPEPTFYDDPNLSYSVGDAIENWDEKRREWLRVHPSFGVGDRIVLVTGSQPSVCKNPVGDHLQLRLFKNKVDYCRFHGCEVFYNNVLLDPKGTGFWAKYPILRAAMVAHPEAEWIYWVDSDAIFTDMEFKVPLEKYKDHNLVVHGWWHMVKQQSWTSVNAGVFLIRNCQWSLDFIDEWASMGPQGPAKEKWGETQKSLLKDKLYPGSDDQSALIYLLLKQRQKWGNKVYLESEYNFQSYWLGVVDGLDNITKGYMEVDREMGKLRRRHAEKVSELYGEMREQYMKDKGMWRENVRRPFVTHFTGCEPCSGDYNPTYTWEDCWNGMQKALNFADNQVLRRYGFVHPDLLNSSLVTPLPFDFPA